Proteins encoded together in one candidate division KSB1 bacterium window:
- a CDS encoding carboxypeptidase regulatory-like domain-containing protein, with product MARVLRIILMAVSAITVSAGYAAVSTPDARVGVPLFGDSPTPLGVSSPTPGLTTISLENPSVQMQEVTVDFQTYTSFGMAGEPWASVDGSPAVPQISRFYRIANTGGVDLVISNADYEILNDVDVLPFQWEEAAFGGLNRDEAVYSADQWYPEHVVEMSEPMILRDFRVVSVTLYPVQVNPATRQVRIYHSINVDLVGNENPAPNELLNPRRPSGNWVPLYNSVIVNLDDAALANATETPGSILIVSHNNSQATQWADSLARWKKRRGFDVTIDARSNWNVNTIRTAVQAAYANWDPPLEFVVIIGDPQWTFGITTDGGNYDHTYALGNIGDDLEDIGCGRLSGNSADQMATINAKIMAYERTPNMTDTQWYTKAFLYAGVANEIASNYTLMQWTAQQFRLNTGVQNCQVNWVNGHVDDNLVRTQLNGGVGYFFWRGSWLSQMETSLAGSCSNGTRLPIVMCVTCGANEFVSGLGIAESYLLAGTVSSLKGGVAAIGTSTSGTHAPPNGTFAGGLLYAITTQEIEHLGHALNAGKVWLPLTFGVGSSEAQSFTRWNNLMGDPSLSMWSRTPTVMSVTFESTIAVGTHSATFDVVDDQGIPVEDALVVLWKGTETYERGLTNAQGHLELPTSIQSAGDLLLTITKRDYVPYLATIACNAVDEHVALTSYTIDDDNSGGTSGNGNATLNPGETVDLPIYLKNYGGTATATGISAQLVSHNPKVTIATPSATYANLAPGDSALGSTAFRLVSSSTLLQDEVILLTLNVTAASGSTHSNFEIEAKSGRADFQTTQFTPSFAPGVTSQLRVTLHNGGVAELTGVTATLQSLSPFVAVDDDHGDYGTIAIGGNATNTADQFTLRANSLTFRGHVAPMLLLARTSNGHVDSVGFTVTVGNATVTDPTGPDVYGYYAYDNGDASYEMHPTFNYVDISAGLGTNLNINDIGEKTQVSQVWSAARALPFEFSYYGQVFDSITVCSNGWAAFGSQAWHDGFRDFPIPAQQAPNAMLAPYWDDLQTSGSGQGVWTYYDSTNHRYIIQWKAKGGSSFSTQLNFEIILFDEEFHPTFDGNGNILFQYQTVSLNLPGIGGEADGQTIGIQAPLGLIGLPICYQLAHTPGSATVANNRAILFSTQARNLLGDIQGTVRDAETNLPMPGVQITIDGQNYLGTSNAQGFYTIPDILIGSYTVRASYPRYNDGTVENVIIELDSLETVDFIMVHPEFALSRDTVRVSIPSQPSATTFQIINDGNGPLDYALNITYAGDVNPDPWNLLLDDVIEVTGSTGDHLILGCEFVGDFWWISGGNGPDGDNLLYKYNLNGDLVGTLEQPTSSAYGWFDVCWDGNYLYGSDDDNLTGIDLTSGQVMNQIPIPLSPARAIAFDPATQTFWIADYTHDLFKVNRQGQILQQVANAEGPNQLAITGMTWRADDPDGYKLYIFSQNGAGSQTRVTRMNTQTLARQTVIDLEANPGDRSGGCAMTGGWNSTLLVFGAILQNSTGDRLGLFEVDFNTTWIDVTPTATTIPGGTSQTVNVVFDGAQLRPFVYRVNINMHSDVLDTTYSLPVVLTVEETAAEDGPPALITEYRLFQNYPNPFNPSTSIRYDLKAAGHTTLAVYNVNGQQVATLIDGVQEAGAHSVHFDGADLASGVYFYRLESADFVRVSKMVLMK from the coding sequence ATGGCGAGAGTTCTACGGATTATACTTATGGCTGTCTCGGCGATCACGGTATCCGCCGGCTATGCGGCGGTTTCAACCCCCGACGCCCGGGTCGGCGTCCCGCTCTTCGGGGACTCGCCGACGCCTCTTGGTGTCAGCTCGCCAACTCCCGGCCTGACCACCATCTCACTGGAGAATCCTTCGGTCCAGATGCAGGAAGTCACCGTCGATTTCCAGACCTACACCTCGTTCGGCATGGCCGGAGAACCGTGGGCGTCTGTTGACGGCTCCCCGGCGGTGCCGCAGATCAGCCGTTTCTATCGGATCGCGAACACGGGGGGTGTGGACCTCGTCATCAGCAATGCGGATTACGAGATTCTGAACGACGTCGATGTGCTGCCGTTCCAGTGGGAGGAAGCGGCTTTCGGCGGTCTCAATCGTGACGAGGCGGTCTATTCTGCCGACCAGTGGTACCCGGAGCATGTAGTCGAGATGTCCGAGCCAATGATCCTGCGCGATTTCCGCGTGGTGTCGGTCACGCTCTATCCGGTGCAGGTCAATCCAGCAACTCGTCAGGTTCGAATCTACCATTCGATCAATGTTGATCTCGTCGGCAATGAAAACCCGGCGCCGAATGAATTGCTGAATCCGCGCCGCCCCTCAGGGAACTGGGTGCCGCTTTACAATTCGGTGATCGTGAATCTCGATGACGCGGCGCTGGCGAACGCTACGGAAACTCCCGGCAGTATTCTGATCGTCTCGCACAACAACTCGCAGGCTACGCAGTGGGCGGACAGTCTGGCGAGATGGAAGAAGCGCCGCGGGTTTGACGTCACCATCGACGCCCGCAGCAACTGGAATGTCAACACCATTCGCACAGCGGTGCAAGCCGCGTATGCAAACTGGGACCCGCCTCTTGAGTTCGTCGTAATCATCGGCGACCCGCAGTGGACGTTCGGGATCACGACGGACGGCGGCAACTATGACCACACCTATGCGCTTGGTAACATTGGCGACGATCTTGAAGACATTGGCTGTGGTCGCCTGAGCGGCAATTCGGCGGACCAAATGGCTACGATCAACGCCAAGATCATGGCCTACGAGCGTACGCCGAATATGACGGACACACAGTGGTACACCAAGGCCTTTCTGTATGCCGGCGTGGCCAACGAGATCGCGTCCAATTACACGCTGATGCAGTGGACGGCGCAGCAGTTCCGCCTGAACACCGGCGTGCAGAACTGTCAGGTCAACTGGGTGAACGGCCATGTGGACGACAATCTGGTTCGCACGCAGTTGAACGGTGGCGTCGGATACTTCTTCTGGCGCGGAAGCTGGCTCTCCCAGATGGAGACTTCACTTGCGGGATCGTGCTCGAACGGTACCCGGCTGCCCATCGTGATGTGTGTGACCTGCGGTGCCAATGAATTCGTATCTGGCCTTGGCATCGCCGAGTCGTATCTGTTGGCCGGTACCGTCTCATCCCTAAAGGGCGGCGTGGCTGCCATTGGAACTTCGACGTCCGGTACTCACGCGCCGCCGAACGGCACATTTGCCGGGGGCTTGCTTTATGCGATTACCACACAGGAAATCGAGCACCTCGGTCACGCGCTTAACGCAGGCAAAGTTTGGCTGCCGCTGACGTTTGGCGTCGGATCAAGTGAGGCCCAGAGTTTCACGCGCTGGAATAATCTGATGGGTGACCCCAGCCTCTCGATGTGGTCGCGCACTCCGACCGTGATGTCCGTGACGTTTGAGTCCACGATCGCCGTCGGCACGCACAGCGCGACCTTTGACGTGGTTGACGATCAGGGTATTCCGGTGGAAGACGCCCTCGTCGTACTCTGGAAAGGCACGGAGACCTATGAGCGCGGTTTGACGAATGCGCAGGGGCATCTTGAACTGCCGACGAGCATTCAGTCTGCCGGTGACCTGCTGTTGACGATCACCAAGCGCGATTACGTGCCCTACCTGGCCACCATCGCCTGCAATGCTGTGGACGAGCACGTGGCCCTGACCTCATACACCATCGACGACGACAACTCGGGCGGCACGAGCGGCAATGGCAACGCCACGCTGAATCCGGGCGAGACGGTTGACCTCCCGATCTACCTCAAGAATTACGGCGGCACGGCAACGGCCACCGGCATCTCTGCCCAGTTGGTCAGCCACAATCCGAAGGTTACGATTGCCACACCGTCAGCGACCTACGCGAATCTTGCCCCCGGTGATTCCGCGCTGGGTTCGACCGCCTTCCGCCTGGTCAGTTCTTCGACTCTGCTGCAAGATGAGGTAATTCTGCTCACGCTGAACGTGACGGCGGCCTCCGGATCGACGCACAGCAACTTTGAAATCGAGGCCAAATCCGGGCGGGCGGACTTTCAAACCACGCAGTTCACGCCGAGCTTTGCTCCGGGCGTCACCAGTCAACTAAGAGTAACTTTGCACAATGGCGGTGTCGCTGAATTAACTGGTGTCACGGCGACGCTGCAATCGCTCAGCCCCTTTGTGGCCGTGGACGACGATCACGGAGATTATGGCACGATTGCGATCGGCGGAAACGCGACCAATACCGCGGATCAGTTTACGCTCCGCGCGAACTCGCTGACGTTCCGCGGTCACGTCGCTCCGATGTTGTTGTTGGCCAGGACATCCAACGGCCATGTCGATTCCGTCGGCTTCACCGTCACGGTCGGCAATGCGACTGTGACCGATCCGACTGGTCCCGATGTTTACGGTTACTACGCCTACGATAACGGTGACGCTTCGTACGAGATGCATCCCACGTTCAATTACGTGGACATCTCCGCCGGTCTCGGCACGAACCTGAACATCAACGACATCGGCGAGAAGACTCAGGTCAGCCAGGTCTGGTCCGCCGCCCGTGCGTTGCCGTTTGAGTTCAGCTATTACGGTCAGGTCTTCGATTCGATCACGGTCTGCTCCAACGGCTGGGCCGCCTTTGGCAGTCAGGCCTGGCACGACGGCTTCCGCGATTTCCCGATTCCGGCGCAGCAGGCTCCCAATGCCATGCTGGCCCCCTATTGGGATGACTTGCAGACTTCCGGCTCCGGGCAAGGCGTCTGGACCTACTACGATTCAACCAACCACCGTTACATCATTCAGTGGAAGGCGAAGGGCGGCAGCAGCTTCAGCACACAGCTGAATTTCGAGATCATCCTCTTCGACGAGGAGTTCCACCCGACGTTCGACGGCAACGGCAATATCCTCTTCCAGTACCAGACAGTGTCCCTGAATCTGCCGGGCATCGGCGGCGAGGCCGATGGTCAAACGATCGGCATTCAGGCTCCGCTTGGTCTGATCGGATTACCGATCTGCTACCAGCTCGCCCATACGCCGGGGTCGGCCACCGTTGCGAACAACCGTGCGATCCTCTTCTCCACTCAGGCGCGCAATCTGCTGGGCGACATCCAAGGCACGGTGCGCGATGCCGAAACCAACCTGCCGATGCCGGGCGTTCAGATCACGATCGACGGCCAGAACTACCTCGGCACTTCTAATGCTCAAGGATTCTACACGATTCCGGACATCCTGATTGGCAGCTACACGGTCCGCGCATCGTATCCGCGCTACAACGACGGCACGGTCGAAAACGTCATCATCGAGCTGGACAGTCTTGAGACGGTGGACTTCATAATGGTTCACCCGGAGTTTGCGCTGTCGCGGGACACGGTTCGCGTGTCAATCCCGAGTCAGCCGAGCGCGACGACCTTCCAGATCATCAATGACGGCAACGGTCCGCTCGACTATGCGCTGAACATCACCTATGCCGGCGACGTGAATCCCGATCCCTGGAACTTGCTGCTTGACGACGTGATTGAAGTGACTGGCTCCACCGGCGACCACCTGATTCTCGGCTGCGAATTTGTCGGCGACTTCTGGTGGATCTCCGGCGGTAACGGACCCGACGGCGACAATCTGCTTTACAAGTACAACTTGAACGGCGATCTCGTCGGTACTCTGGAGCAGCCGACCAGTTCCGCGTACGGTTGGTTTGATGTCTGCTGGGACGGCAACTACCTGTACGGATCGGATGACGACAACCTGACCGGAATCGATCTGACCAGCGGCCAAGTGATGAACCAGATTCCGATTCCGCTCAGCCCCGCCCGTGCGATCGCGTTCGATCCGGCCACCCAGACGTTCTGGATCGCGGATTATACGCACGACCTGTTCAAGGTCAACCGTCAGGGCCAGATTCTGCAACAAGTGGCCAATGCGGAAGGCCCGAATCAGTTAGCGATTACGGGTATGACTTGGCGGGCCGACGATCCCGATGGGTACAAGCTCTATATCTTCAGCCAGAACGGCGCCGGCAGCCAGACGCGTGTGACTCGCATGAACACGCAAACCCTGGCGCGCCAGACCGTGATCGACCTCGAGGCGAATCCCGGAGATCGCTCCGGCGGCTGCGCGATGACCGGCGGGTGGAACAGCACCTTGCTTGTGTTCGGCGCGATTCTGCAGAACTCGACGGGCGACCGCCTTGGCCTCTTCGAAGTCGATTTCAATACGACGTGGATTGATGTGACGCCGACGGCGACGACGATTCCCGGCGGCACCAGCCAGACCGTCAACGTGGTCTTCGACGGGGCCCAGTTGCGGCCGTTTGTCTATCGCGTCAACATCAACATGCACAGCGACGTGCTGGATACGACCTATTCATTGCCGGTGGTCTTGACGGTCGAGGAGACCGCGGCGGAAGACGGTCCGCCCGCCCTCATCACCGAGTACAGGCTGTTCCAGAACTACCCCAACCCGTTCAATCCGTCCACGTCGATCCGCTACGATCTGAAGGCCGCGGGTCACACGACCCTCGCCGTTTACAATGTCAACGGCCAGCAGGTGGCCACGTTGATCGACGGCGTTCAGGAGGCCGGCGCCCACTCGGTTCACTTTGACGGCGCGGACCTGGCGAGTGGCGTGTACTTCTATCGACTGGAGAGCGCCGACTTTGTCAGGGTTTCCAAGATGGTCTTGATGAAGTAA
- a CDS encoding glycosyltransferase: protein MRIGYVHSTPFPSLAANVVQVVQMCRAWGALGHHVTLFIPRADAYSDSAAALAAAAQMFGGALPFEVEYVARKRLWGRLDVLGSVDGTISAIRARKPDLVYTRNPWSVEFLPRTGTPFVFEAHEEHVHVKSHILDLMLRNMIVRASQRPSCACVVAISAALARIWEGYGVPRSKLLAAHDGVDAELFGLDLPAAAARAELSSAGFAGLSPAGRVVVYTGALRADRGVDQMLRAAQRLDTLTFFFIGGTDQELAQCRKSAADLGLRNVHFPGRVAHREIPHWLAAADILLMMWTSKVPTMRGASPMKMFEYMAADRLIVGPAFPTIREVLENDKDAVLFQPDDAEALIAGLEHACALLDSGGAASLARSAREKVRRDYTWRTRCQRILAALPPLEIPLHGS, encoded by the coding sequence ATGAGGATCGGCTACGTCCACAGCACGCCGTTTCCGTCGTTGGCCGCGAATGTGGTACAAGTCGTTCAGATGTGTCGGGCGTGGGGCGCGCTCGGGCACCACGTCACCTTGTTTATTCCGCGTGCGGACGCCTACAGCGACTCGGCGGCGGCACTCGCGGCTGCCGCGCAGATGTTCGGCGGAGCGCTGCCCTTTGAGGTGGAATACGTCGCTCGCAAGCGGCTCTGGGGCCGTCTTGATGTGCTGGGCAGTGTGGACGGAACGATCAGCGCCATTCGCGCGCGCAAGCCGGATCTCGTTTACACGCGCAATCCATGGTCTGTCGAGTTTCTTCCCCGCACCGGCACGCCGTTCGTGTTTGAAGCTCACGAAGAGCATGTGCATGTCAAGTCGCATATTCTCGACTTGATGTTGCGCAACATGATTGTCCGCGCCTCTCAACGTCCTTCCTGTGCCTGTGTCGTCGCGATCTCCGCGGCCCTCGCGCGTATTTGGGAAGGCTACGGAGTTCCCCGTTCAAAGCTGCTCGCCGCGCATGACGGCGTGGATGCGGAGCTCTTCGGCCTTGATCTACCCGCCGCCGCTGCTCGCGCCGAATTGAGTTCCGCCGGATTCGCGGGGTTGAGTCCTGCGGGTCGGGTGGTGGTTTACACGGGGGCGCTCCGCGCTGATCGCGGCGTTGATCAGATGCTCCGGGCCGCTCAACGGTTGGACACGCTCACCTTCTTCTTCATCGGTGGCACAGATCAGGAGTTGGCTCAGTGTCGCAAATCGGCGGCTGACCTTGGGCTTCGCAATGTGCACTTCCCCGGACGCGTCGCCCATCGTGAGATTCCCCATTGGCTCGCCGCGGCGGACATCTTGTTGATGATGTGGACCTCGAAAGTTCCGACGATGCGCGGGGCCTCGCCGATGAAGATGTTTGAGTATATGGCGGCGGATCGCCTGATTGTCGGACCGGCATTCCCCACCATTCGCGAAGTCCTCGAGAACGACAAAGACGCGGTGTTGTTCCAGCCGGACGACGCGGAGGCTTTGATCGCCGGTCTTGAACATGCCTGCGCGCTGCTCGACAGCGGAGGAGCCGCTTCGCTCGCCCGCTCCGCGCGCGAGAAAGTCCGGCGCGACTACACCTGGCGCACTCGTTGTCAACGTATTCTCGCGGCGCTGCCGCCGCTCGAAATACCGCTTCACGGATCATGA
- a CDS encoding mechanosensitive ion channel family protein, whose product MDQLRHALAYSFLDVSLYHYLLALSCLAGGWVLRQILMGALRHVMHLSAKTETAIDDILIDAISKPLSLMCFVLGVWAAIEVLPLSPELINFARFVRGGVKAVTVLVVVWFALRLIDRSTRHMQERAVETKSPILDFVPLFRKTAKIFLVLIGILIIIQDLGYSVASLIAGLGLGGLALGLAAKDTLANFFGSVVIFVDRPFTRGDWIKIGEHDGVVEEISIRVTRIRTFQDSLITIPNAQLTTTPIINWTAMRKRRVRFSIDVAPDTPPRLVEQVVAAIRDWILSDARFLADGLTVAVTALNNYSLNVLVNAYTATAEYPPFVAAQQDLLLNALRILREHEIALAFPTQTLNVSHESALVSRSSSAES is encoded by the coding sequence ATGGATCAGCTTCGTCACGCGCTCGCCTACTCCTTTCTTGACGTCTCGCTCTATCATTATCTGCTCGCTCTGAGCTGTCTGGCCGGCGGCTGGGTCTTGCGGCAGATCTTGATGGGCGCGTTGCGTCACGTCATGCACCTCTCGGCGAAGACCGAGACGGCCATCGATGACATTCTGATCGACGCGATTTCGAAACCGCTGTCGTTGATGTGCTTTGTGCTCGGCGTTTGGGCCGCGATCGAGGTCCTGCCGCTCTCGCCCGAGCTCATCAACTTCGCCCGTTTTGTCCGCGGCGGGGTGAAGGCGGTCACGGTGCTGGTAGTGGTCTGGTTTGCGCTGCGGCTGATCGACCGTTCTACCCGTCACATGCAGGAACGGGCGGTCGAGACCAAGTCGCCGATTCTCGACTTCGTCCCGCTCTTTCGCAAAACCGCGAAGATCTTTCTGGTTCTGATCGGGATTCTGATTATCATTCAGGACCTCGGCTATTCCGTGGCTTCGCTGATCGCCGGACTGGGTCTGGGCGGTCTCGCGCTCGGTCTCGCGGCGAAGGACACGCTGGCAAACTTCTTCGGCAGCGTGGTGATCTTCGTGGATCGCCCGTTCACGCGCGGTGACTGGATCAAGATCGGCGAGCATGACGGTGTGGTGGAAGAGATCAGCATTCGGGTCACTCGGATCCGCACGTTTCAGGACAGCCTGATCACCATCCCCAACGCGCAATTGACCACGACGCCGATCATCAACTGGACGGCCATGCGCAAGCGCCGCGTCAGGTTCTCGATCGACGTGGCCCCCGACACGCCGCCGCGCCTCGTGGAACAAGTCGTGGCGGCGATTCGCGACTGGATCTTATCCGATGCGCGCTTCCTGGCGGACGGCCTTACCGTGGCGGTAACCGCCCTCAACAACTACAGTCTCAACGTGCTGGTGAATGCTTATACCGCCACCGCGGAGTACCCGCCGTTCGTCGCGGCGCAGCAGGACCTCCTGTTGAACGCACTGCGGATTCTGCGCGAGCATGAAATCGCGTTGGCCTTCCCCACGCAGACGCTAAACGTGTCGCATGAGTCCGCCCTGGTTTCCCGGTCGTCCAGCGCGGAGTCATGA
- a CDS encoding glucosidase has protein sequence MSSSASTVGAELRRLQECRDQGVPWKQWGPYLADRQWGTVREDYSPDGDAWAFLPHDHARSKAYRWGEDGIGGFSDDEQTLCLGLALWNGNDPIIKERFFGLTGPEGNHGEDVKEYYYYLDATPSHSYQRLLYKYPQREFPYAELARQNRRRTRQEHEYELIDTGIFADHRYFDVFIEYAKAAPDDLLLRVTAWNRGPDSARLHLLPHVWFRNDLTWTDATRRPVLRAVSADSISVYHHRLGEFVCYLDGSPDLLFCENETNYRRLYGLDRGGPFFKDGINNYLVHNHRAAVNHAGVGTKAAAGYEHRIGPGASATIHLRLTRAARSAPFADVAAVFDQRLAEADEFYDHIHAELTDSDMRRVQRQALAGMLWSKQYYAYDVTRWLEGDRDRPPPPESRKHGRNRDWPHVSVGDVISMPDKWEYPWFAAWDLAFHCIPLAMVDAEFAKQQLLLLTREWYMHPNGQLPAYEWQFGDVNPPVHAWATWRVYKVDKKANDGRGDLAFLERVYHKLLMNFTWWVNRKDAEGNNIFQGGFLGLDNIGVFDRSSALPTGGSLEQCDGTSWMAMYCLNMMRIALELSRVNPSYQDMATKFFEHFLRVAAALANLGGQGINLWDERDEFFYDVLHTPDHQLVPLRVRSIVGLIPLFAVETLEPDYLHTTPAFKQRVEWLMENRPELADLVSRWEQTGAGDRHLLSLLRGHRLKCLLRRMLDESEFLSPYGIRALSKIHEREPYHFHANGDTFTVAYRPGESDTGLFGGNSNWRGPVWFPLNYLIIESLQKFYHYYGPDFKVECPTHSGNYLTILEISEELTRRLGTIFLRDANGRRPVFGHHEQFHHDPHFRDHVPFYEYFHGDNGRGVGASHQTGWTGLIAKLLHPRKDREDIHAESAGGSAT, from the coding sequence ATGAGTAGTTCTGCGTCCACGGTCGGCGCCGAACTTCGCCGCCTGCAAGAGTGCCGCGATCAGGGAGTACCGTGGAAACAGTGGGGACCTTATCTCGCGGACCGCCAATGGGGCACGGTGCGTGAAGACTACTCTCCCGACGGCGACGCCTGGGCGTTCTTGCCGCATGATCACGCCCGCAGCAAAGCCTATCGCTGGGGTGAAGACGGCATCGGCGGATTCTCCGATGACGAGCAGACGCTTTGCCTCGGGCTCGCGCTCTGGAACGGCAACGATCCGATCATCAAGGAGCGTTTTTTCGGCTTGACCGGACCCGAAGGGAATCACGGAGAGGATGTCAAGGAATACTACTACTATCTTGACGCCACCCCCTCGCACTCCTATCAACGGCTGCTTTACAAGTATCCGCAACGCGAGTTCCCGTATGCCGAACTCGCGCGGCAGAATCGTCGTCGCACGCGTCAGGAGCACGAGTATGAGTTGATCGACACCGGAATCTTTGCGGATCATCGCTACTTTGACGTTTTTATCGAATACGCCAAAGCCGCGCCGGACGACCTCCTGCTGCGCGTCACGGCCTGGAATCGGGGGCCGGATTCCGCGCGACTCCACCTGCTCCCTCACGTCTGGTTTCGGAATGACCTGACCTGGACTGACGCCACTCGCCGACCCGTGCTGCGCGCCGTCTCCGCGGATTCAATTTCCGTGTATCACCACCGGCTCGGCGAATTCGTCTGCTATCTGGATGGCTCGCCTGACTTGCTGTTCTGCGAGAACGAGACGAATTACCGCCGGCTTTACGGCCTGGATCGGGGCGGTCCGTTTTTCAAGGACGGCATCAACAACTATCTGGTTCACAACCACCGCGCCGCCGTGAATCACGCGGGCGTCGGCACGAAGGCCGCCGCCGGTTACGAACACCGGATCGGCCCCGGGGCCTCGGCGACGATTCACTTGCGCCTGACCCGCGCCGCGCGCTCCGCTCCGTTTGCGGATGTCGCTGCGGTCTTCGATCAGCGCCTGGCTGAGGCCGACGAGTTTTATGACCATATTCACGCGGAGCTGACCGATTCGGACATGCGCCGCGTACAACGACAGGCACTCGCGGGAATGCTCTGGTCCAAGCAGTACTACGCGTACGACGTCACGCGCTGGCTGGAGGGCGACCGCGATCGGCCGCCGCCGCCCGAATCGCGCAAACATGGCCGCAACCGTGACTGGCCGCACGTGAGCGTCGGCGACGTGATTTCCATGCCGGACAAATGGGAGTATCCGTGGTTCGCGGCCTGGGATCTCGCCTTCCATTGCATTCCCTTGGCCATGGTCGATGCCGAATTCGCCAAACAGCAGTTGTTGTTGCTGACGCGGGAATGGTACATGCACCCCAACGGACAGTTGCCGGCCTACGAATGGCAATTCGGTGATGTCAATCCGCCCGTGCACGCCTGGGCGACCTGGCGCGTGTACAAGGTGGACAAGAAGGCCAACGACGGTCGCGGCGATCTCGCTTTTCTGGAGCGCGTGTACCACAAGCTCCTGATGAATTTCACGTGGTGGGTCAACCGCAAGGACGCGGAAGGCAACAACATCTTTCAAGGCGGCTTTCTCGGGCTGGATAACATCGGCGTCTTTGACCGCAGCTCCGCGCTGCCGACCGGCGGGTCGCTCGAACAGTGCGACGGCACGAGCTGGATGGCGATGTACTGCTTGAACATGATGCGCATCGCGCTCGAGCTTTCGCGCGTCAATCCGTCCTATCAGGACATGGCCACCAAGTTCTTCGAGCACTTTCTGCGCGTCGCCGCGGCGCTGGCGAATCTGGGCGGCCAGGGCATCAATTTGTGGGATGAGCGGGATGAGTTCTTCTACGATGTGCTTCACACTCCCGACCACCAGCTCGTTCCCCTCCGGGTTCGTTCCATTGTCGGGTTGATCCCGCTCTTCGCCGTGGAAACACTGGAACCCGACTACCTGCATACGACACCCGCGTTCAAGCAGCGCGTCGAGTGGCTGATGGAGAACCGTCCGGAACTTGCGGACCTCGTCTCACGTTGGGAGCAGACGGGCGCTGGAGATCGTCACTTGCTGTCGCTGCTGCGCGGTCACCGCTTGAAGTGCCTGTTGCGCCGCATGCTCGACGAAAGCGAATTTCTTTCGCCCTATGGAATACGCGCACTCTCCAAGATTCACGAGCGCGAGCCCTATCATTTTCACGCGAACGGAGACACCTTCACGGTCGCCTACCGCCCCGGTGAATCGGACACGGGTCTGTTTGGCGGCAACTCCAATTGGCGCGGCCCGGTTTGGTTTCCGTTGAACTATTTGATCATCGAGTCACTGCAGAAATTCTATCATTATTACGGCCCCGACTTCAAGGTCGAGTGCCCGACGCACTCCGGCAACTACCTGACGATTCTGGAGATCTCCGAAGAGCTGACCCGTCGGCTCGGCACCATCTTCCTGCGCGACGCGAACGGCCGCCGCCCGGTCTTCGGCCACCATGAGCAGTTCCATCACGACCCGCATTTTCGCGATCATGTCCCCTTCTACGAGTATTTCCACGGCGACAATGGCCGGGGCGTCGGCGCGTCCCATCAAACGGGTTGGACCGGCCTGATCGCCAAACTCCTGCATCCACGCAAGGACCGCGAGGACATCCACGCCGAGTCCGCCGGAGGTTCTGCTACATGA